From a region of the Besnoitia besnoiti strain Bb-Ger1 chromosome I, whole genome shotgun sequence genome:
- a CDS encoding hypothetical protein (encoded by transcript BESB_009980), which yields MQVACSTSFLSLCAPSCPAPYPAAAGSSFSSSSCALVNISSPLSLNSDSTASAFAFSAASSREVCAPRSSPSPSFLRPPLSPFLTSSSLFLQHRSGVTPYVRPTEETVHTVEISDGFLSDEEEEQAHYPFVDAPLNLLIDPEPLRKEMRERRQRKRRLALAQSLVESRGAAPSADSTLSEEGKSEQNASTEKRESATVEQTWTNCAPAEEEYDREPEDVKTDLVELDRFYRGLGPWPSTEALQRLNATYDKLPGTLHDDTNPELHFRAEVKTIAEAQAEFERWRPRMGIDRLYWVLEPDEEKELPPHFLKRYKTIRRQLLPGPRQQFTNWLGENYVSPDEPLPEVAIPEEEQEPEATADMLRLREDTYTYTAPVSPIVGKTDMYDDPPDALWRRRVENKIRRVVEWGFPERVRPFRTGFTTYDVSWYGGLLDVVVMVLPGPSPPAAKLLSLQDLKRLHQAIGDMLEDLEDREQLYVLKNHQVVVSSLPAGAERRLLCCRKDYNLFAGSEATFVFDQNAAEVISDLPDEETAELLLEECATSVTAARRSLLVHEKAMFPQDFSLKPETAVHAEVLQNLRAAVEASGPLRRGAARSAAFRGDGEHEGGGVREREEFLADLLGRSGGEIIQGFLLGSPSPLVLALAVRGRVCYVAHDHLKRVYRTAPVSSPWVLRSLRRDGDFSLRAASAPAPREVRSRRQGPAGADSLGASPLDTDAVKEPLLDIEGELYGEARADEEEDDDDAAPEADDADLGDARDLFKSERSAYMRRIEREGAGEGFYGGDDAPAEGGDELKDMADDDNSPYERFGEGDDRRDGLEEEDYDQFDEGSSDEGMIL from the exons ATGCAGGTGGCTTGTTCAACTTCTTTCTTGTCTCTATGCGCGCCGTCGTGCCCTGCGCCATatcccgcggcggcaggttcttctttctcttcttcctcgtgcGCGCTTGTGAATATATCCTCTCCCCTATCGTTGAACTCTGACTCtaccgcctccgccttcgctttttccgccgcgtcttcacGTGAAGTCTGCGctccgcgctcgtcgccctctccttcgtttctgcggcctccgttgtctccttttcttacttcttcttcgctcttctTGCAGCATCGCTCCGGCGTCACTCCGTATGTGAGGccgacggaggagacggtGCACACAGTTGAGATTTCTGACGGATTCTTGAgtgatgaagaagaggagcaaGCGCA CTACCCCTTCGTGGACGCGCCGCTGAATCTGCTGATCGATCCAGAGCCTCTTCGGAAGGAAatgcgcgagcggagacaaaGAAAACGGCGTCTGGCGCTTGCGCAGAGTCTCGTTGAGtcgcggggcgcggcgccgtcagCTGACTCGACCCTCTCCGAGGAAGGAAAATCTGAGCAGAACGCCAGCACGGAAAAACGAGAGAGCGCCACGGTTGAACAGACGTGGACGAATTGTGCgcccgcggaagaagaatATGACCGCGAGCCGGAAGATGTAAAG ACCGACCTGGTGGAGCTCGACCGGTTCTACCGGGGTCTCGGGCCCTGGCCTTCGACCGaagctctccagcgcctcaaCGCCACTTACGACAAGCTCCCAG GCACGCTGCACGACGACACGAATCCAGAGCTGCACTTTCGAGCTGAAGTCAAG ACTATCGCAGAGGCGCAAGCCGAGTTCGAGCGATGGCGGCCGCGCATGGGGATCGATCGTTTGT ACTGGGTTCTCGAGCctgacgaggagaaggagctgcCTCCGCATTTTCTAAAGCGCTACAAGACAATCCGGCGTCAACTCTT ACCGGGGCCCCGGCAGCAGTTCACCAACTGGTTAGGCGAGAACTACGTGTCGCCGGACGAGCCGCTACCCGAAGTCGCCATTCCAGAGGAG GAGCAAGAGCCAGAGGCCACTGCTGAcatgctgcggctgcgggagGACACGTATACGTACAccgcgcctgtctcgccgATTGTTGGCAAAACCGACATG TACGACGACCCACCCGATGcgctctggcggcggcgagtaGAGAACAAAATTCG gcgcgtcgtcgagtGGGGCTTTCCCGAGCGCGTACGGCCCTTCCGCACAGGCTTCACGACGTACGACGTCAGCTGGTATGGCGGCCTGCTGGACGTCGTCGTCATGGTACTGCCggggccttcgccgcccgccgccaagctcctctcgctgcaAGATCTCAAGCGCCTCCACCAGGCCATCG gcgacaTGTTGGAGGACCTAGAAGACCGTGAGCAGCTCTACGTGCTGAAAAACCACCAAGTTGTCgtctcgtcgctgcctgcgggGGCGGAGCGGAGGCTGCTCTGCTGCCGCAAGGACTACAACCTCTTCGCGG GATCGGAAGCCACCTTCGTGTTTGACCAGAACGCTGCAGAAGTGATTTCTGATCTTCCCGATGAAGAGACGGCGGAACTGCTTCTAGAGGAGTGCGCCACGTCTGTCACAGCGGCCCGTCGAA GTCTGCTCGTGCACGAAAAGGCGATGTTTCCTCAAGACTTTTCTCTCAAGCCGGAGACCGCGGTTCACGCAGAAGTCCTTCAGAAcctgcgggcggcggtggaggcctcggggcctcttcggcgcggcgctgcgcgatcCGCCGCATTCAGGGGGGACGGAGAACACGAGGGGGGCggagtgagagagagagaagagttTCTAGCCGACCTTCTggggcgcagcggaggcgagatcATCCAAGGCTTCCTCCTAGGATCGCCGAGTCCCCTTGTGCTCGCGCTGGCTGTCCGAGGCAGAGTCTGCTACGTTGCTCACGACCACCTCAAGCGA GTGTATCGCACAGCTCCAGTGTCTTCTCCCTGGGTtctgcgctcgctgcggcgcgacggcgacttTTCGCTGCGGgcagcgtcggcgcctgcgccgcgggaggtgcgcagccgccggcagggccccgcgggcgcggactcGCTCGGGGCTTCGCCGCTCGACACTGACGCGGTGAAAGAGCCTCTGTTGGACATCGAGGGCGAGCTGTAtggggaggcgcgcgcggacgaggaggaggacgacgatgacgcagcgccggaggccgATGACGCGGACCTgggggacgcgcgcgacctgTTTAAGTCCGAGCGGTCGGCGTATATGCGGAGAatcgagcgcgagggcgcgggcgaaggcTTCTAcgggggcgacgacgcccccgcagagggcggcgacgagctgaAGGACATGGCTGACGACGACAACAGTCCCTACGAACGCTTcggggaaggcgacgacagacgcgacggcctcgaagaagaggactACGACCAGTTCGACGAGGGCAGCAGTGACGAAGGCATGATACTCTAG